The DNA window TTGTACAATTCATCTTCACAATTATACTTTAGGGTAATTTGTCATGAAAccataaaatgtgtaaatatttgcATGGATTCTTCACTAACCGAtgtatgaaaatttaaaaaatatgcataaattattttaaacaataatatgaTCATTATTATGAGATAATGAGTATTATGATCAATTTTAGAtacaaaatgtcaaaaacattatttgttgaccaaaagatattataatttaacatattaaaaataaacatgtgcataatgtcaaacaatttttaaaacaagtaaagaataatttaatatagaaGTTAAAATGACAGCATTTTATAAGATGACTCATCTTTTAATTTGGACAAATCATCTTCATAATTACTTCTTAGGATAATTCGTCATTAAACcataaaatttgtataaattatttaaaaaataataatgaaaaaaaatgtatttgttatttaaaaaataataatggaaaaaaatgtatttgttacCCTTAATTCAATTTCGGGGAGTTTCGACTTGAAAGTAGTTAGACTTTTGTCTTAACTTTTGTggtatttttctttttgaataaATGAGAGCTAGCATGACACTCTCACCGTCATGacccccgcttaaactcaaagcgcttccaGATAACTTTTGTGATATTAGTAATGaaaagatttaatttttaagagttaaaaataatataaattcattaacTATAAATTACATTTTTGAAATGCATAATGTTATAATAGGCACAACGGTTGTATATATTCTTCTCGCATTGACTACATATGTCTTCACAAAAGTCTGTTATTTATAAGAGATTGGTCGTACTcataaatcattataaaaaaaagtttatgattatattaataaaaaaaatattaatattatttatataaagttaATGAAAAGTATAAAGCATCCACTCAAATTATTTAGTAAATTTGTTGTATGTTCTTCTTCTTGGACATAGATGTTGCAAACTTGCATTAAgctgtttttttatataatgatatCTAAAAActgtaattaagaaaaataatcaaCGTAAAATTCTTTTACCATTTGATCTCTAAAATTGTCACAAATATTTAAGCTTTTTAATTTCGCCAAATTTATTCAACTTCTCTAAAAAAGTCTTTACAGaaattttaaaccaaaacactaaaaaaatatgagaaccgTGAGCCATATTAAAGCAAAATATAAGGTGTAAATATTGCATTATTCTTCACTAACTAAGGTAACGAAGATTGAAAACATGGGCTTatattatagaagaaaaaaataaattgtaatctCGTTAAATACATCAAATCCGCGACTTATTAGAATGTAATCAAACACATAAAACTAACAATcttttaaagttttataatCTCATATAACCATACctgataataatgataaataaatagaaaagaaaaataaatgattttaaattttaccattttagAAATGTAGTCAAGATTTACTAATGTGAATCGAATGAGTTCATTGCAAaaagattgtcgggtcgagaagtgtggttaatttggatatatatgtgagagtaaataaatatttgggtcggattatgggttgacctgcccataaacagaaaacggttaaaataaaattaaaaatgttatatgtatgtttcgaacttacaacctaacaaatcaagtacaatcttttaacaaACTACGCTAATAACACTTTTAACAAATCAAgtacaccaaatttgatgaacgctgGACATTTAAACATTATAAGTTGAACTTTTAactgactaatatatatatatatatatatatatatatatatatatatatatatatatatatatatatatatatatatatatatatatatatatataatgatgcttaatttttaaatggtgCGAATGAACCTTTTATCTTGTGACCTTACATTTttactttggtcaattaaatatttgattcatattttttaaccatttttaattGTTATCAGCCTATTATTTCTCGGCAAActacatctcaatcacacttggttaaagggttgtatttattttgttaggttacaagttcgaaacatacatataacatttttacaattgaaagtggttaaaaatatatgaataaaatatttgattaaccaaagtgaaagtgaaagtgaaagtgtaaggtcacgagatgaaaagTTTATTcgtaaaaaatatgtgatgaattatgtgagaaaataagttattttatcgaattaaataaaatttaaaatgagagcattatatttttattttaatatattattcgtgatttattaaaaaatttaaacattgaatacatattattattaatttttattaaatttattttatttataattttattaatgtaaaTCGTACGAAAATCTTcctaatttaactaattaactgAAATAGTTTGCTTAATTTGGTATAATCCAATTAAATCGTAAAAAAACGATCATAATCAAATGGGTGGAAACTCGTAACAAGgatatactaattttttttacaatttttcatATCAAATAAGGTTacatgtattaaaataaaaaaaaaaagaaagattcTTTTAGAAATCATCTAAATAGAAGAACATGTATAACATGTACTTTGATTTAAGATAAAAAGAGAAATGGATAAACAAGtttgaattaataaagataaaaatggCTAGCCAAACGTGGTTTAGCCAATGCCATTAAAGGTCTAGCTTTAGGCATTGTCATTCCATAAACTTCCATAGTATCAATCTCGTCTGATCTCAATCCCTCGGGCGGATTCCAATCAAAACAATGAAAAAGACGAGCAAGACCCATCAAAACCATAGTCACTCCCAATGGAGCGCCGGGACACTTTCTTTTTCCGGCGCTAAAAGGCAAGATTTTGAAATCCGCCCCATGACTTATCTCGACACGAGTTCCTCCGTCGCCGGTCAAATGTCTTTCCGGACGGAAAATCTCGACGTCGTCCCATATCGACTTATTCCTGCCGAGGCCATGCGTGTTGATGAAGACACGTGTTCCGGCTGGGATGTGAAAGCCGTTGATGACAGCGTCGCGAATGGATTCGTGGGGAATTAGGAATGGACCGGCAGGATGCATACGGAAAGTTTCTCTTACGACACATCGGAGATAGTTGAGATTAACTAGGTCGGATTCCATTACCATTCTGTCGATTCCGACGACGGAATCAAGCTCTTGTTGAATCTTTATAAGAACATTTGGATGTTTTATTACTTCCGCCATTGCCCATTCGTTTGTCACGGCTGAAGTATCCGTTGCTGCAGCTATCATATCctgttttttaagaaaatatatctcCATTAGATGATGTTAGTGATTTTGAAATTTCtaaaacactattatttatttgttaatgttgtcatatttagattataataaacttaaaagtaTAAATTGTTTGTTGTTGTAATTGATGagttgttatatttaaaatttaaatttaataaaaataaaataaataaataatatgagttAAGTGATCCAAACAAACCAACATTAAAGAAGCTCTAAATGTTATagcttatttattaattctttgtagggaactattattattacaacCCATATTTTATAGTTTGACTTGCATTTAATTAAGACGTTCtaagaatcaaatattatatattaatattatatttttaatataattactttctaattaaaaaattacccCAATTAATATTGAATTTGCTCTTGATTATAGATAGTTTAAGATGTAATATCTTTAGGCTTGcttatatttaaaagtaaaagaaaaaatatgcaTGTTATTGATCATGTGCAAGGCCTTGTTACATAgagagttttttaaataatagaataattatttaaaaatatttgattgggGTGATTTTAcataagtgatttttttttaaaaatatttaaaaagtattaatatataatgataacatattttttttaaagagaaatagatggtatttttattaaaaaaattgtatgagaatagaattatatttgatgagattgaaaatattttaaaaaaaaatctctaccaaacaaaaacaaaaaggaAAAGACTATTAAAAAGAcgtatttattttgattaatatgaattggtttaaaaatagcataatctattttattattataaagaagaTAACTCATATCCatgtttaattagaatttattatttgtgAGTTGAGgtttgttaatattttgaaatttgataaCTTCTTACCAAATTTATTAGATCATGTTTTCGTTACTTTATTCTACAAATATTTATTCTgtaatttttcttaatatataaaataataatgaagttaAACAAGGATTATTTAACCTGAATTAGAGCTTTAATCTCGACATCTTCCATGTGTTCTTTTCCATCTTCGCCCGGTAATGACAACAAAACATCAACAAAATCCATATCTCCTTCTCCATTTACATCCATCTCTCGTTTTCCTTTCCTATGTTCTTCAATGATTCTACTATGAAAATCGTCAACTCTCTTCTCGATTTCCCTCATCTTCTTCTCACATCCATAAGGATCAATCCATCTCCAAAACGGCAAGTAATCGCCCAAATAAATCAAACCCAAGAGCCTAAATAATTCGTGTGTTATATGCATAAACTCCATAGCCTCATCGGGTCCAGATGATTCAGCCCCAAAGAATTGTTTCCCAAGAAGCATTCTAGTCACGTTATTCATGGAGAAGGCTCCAAGAACCTCCCTCAAGTTAACTTCCTTCCCATATTGAGCCCTGGTCCATACATCATGGACCAGGTGTTGAGCCTCGTCGGCTCGATGGCCCGCAAAGGATTCCAATCTCTTCGTAGTCAAGAGATTCTCCATGCAAATTCTTCTCATCCTTTTCCATTGTGGACCTAAGGGAGCCAGGGCTACGTCTCCACATCCGTAAGCCAAGTGAACTGCAGCTAGGGTTCTAGGGCGAGACGCGAAAATCTCATCTTGCCTTAGAAGGATCTCGCGAATGGTGTCTGGATCGTTGGTGGTGATTGCGTCGACATTTCCTAGGCGAAGATAAACTAAAGGCCCGTATTTTTCACAGAATGAGGCGAGATCCCTATGTGGGAGCTCGCCCAATTGAAATAGGTTGCCTATTACGGGCCACCTTGGTGGACCGGGAGGTAGCATCTTGCTTCTTGCAAGATTAGATCGAGATTTAACTAAAAGATAAATGATGGTTGGAAAAAGGAAAAGGGCAGAAGCGACTAGGGTAATTAATTCCATTGCAAAATATCATGTGAAAAAATTGTGTAAATTTATTGATGGTTTATAAGATGAAAAAGTTGTTAATACATGAGCTTGATGTGAATAATAGACAACTAGACATGCCAAACCTATGTTTTTCCTaactaagaaaaaaaagaagtaaatgTCTTAGAGAAAAGAGAAATAAGTTTACCCATAAATAAGCTCTTAAAATGTTGTTAGTTTAGAAATCAATTAATTGTTCTTTCTTTTAGATAAATCTTTAAAACTAtgaattcattttaatatttgattcaatttataaacttaaataaattatgatgcATAATAAGCTAATACAACAGTTTTAGAAACGTAAATAAACTACGATACGTAAACTAATACAATAGTTTAAGAGGTTAAGTTATCGTATATAagcaaaatcaaacataaattaaatttaactaaGAGGATGATTATTTAACAAAAGAGACTGAATAATCTAGATATATAAGAATGATAAATTAGAACGATTACGTAAAACACGTAACATTAGACCTtctataaaactaaatattatttcaatgtacttgaatatttaacatataaacTAGAACAAATAAGTGAATCAAACTAACCCCCAGGTTTTTTAAAACAAACTATTTTATGCAACACAAACACCTCTAAGAAgaataaattcataaatgagcacttcaaaatttaaaatagtaattgattggctattaaaatatttgttgaaaAAGCCCCcaaactatttatatatttagaaactATAATTCTATTTTTGCAGTCATTTTGTACAAAATAAACCAACAAATAACCCCTTAAATTATAGTGGTTTTAGAAAACAGTTCTCAAGTATTGTTACTTTTATATAAGCCCttcaaattatgaatttattttgacATTTATTTCACCTTAAGTATTGTTACTTTTATATAATCcctttaaactattttttaaaacaaaatcttcTTTATTGATACTCAAATATGTCCATTTATTCTTACTAAaccatttgtttattttttttataaattttaatgtgtTAGACAGAAACTAAACTAAAATGgcacaataaaaaataataaataaataaataaatgctcatattaaaattatggtaaaacattatcatttaaaaatagtgtctcaaaatgattttataatttagttacTTATTATAACAAGAAAAAAATAGGTGCATTTTATAATTTGTTGCTAGAGTAATTCAATTCACTAGTAAAAATTGATTTGTAACAAGGACTTAAAGACAATTTTTCCTCACTGATCGTCGTCAAATGCTCTCAGAAAGTGTCGGTgaaggaaaaataaatattaccgAGAGTAGATGTAGCTCTCGGAGATAATTAAATTCTTTATCGAGAGTAGAGCCAATGCTTTCGGTGATAATCAGAGcctttctaaaaataattagaaaccTTAAAAGCTTCGATTTGGATAGAAGCAGAAAACTCCAATTTCAATCTAATACATATCGGAACTAGACTTGCAACCATCGCTAGTATAAATTTCAACATAGAGTAGATATGAAGAATATACATGATAAATCCAAATCGAGGATATTAAAAGGATGATTGGAAGGAATTGTTGGGATACCAGGAGAGAGATGAACCTTTAATTCAATAACGATAACAACATCGAACAAttacagaaatgaaagaaaataactaaagaacgcaaacacaagatttatagtggttcggtcaaaatagACATACATCCACTTTCGAAGAACAAGAGGCTCTCAATTTTATTATCAAGATTGTTATAGAAGTTATTTAATGTTTCTCTCATAATGAAAGCTCACACACAACTTACAAGGAAGcgatgctctcaaggcaaagaCTTGACTTTCTAAAATGTCCGactgcacctttaaataagcctcaattaggtcaatatcaatatcttttcaaaaactcaaagagcttccaaaatattcttaccatatttccaaattgtattttcataataaaagatctaattttcttttgtgataatcttatttcttaatatcaagattatacacacaaaaatatagttttcttttgtcgAATATACTATTTCCTTGTACCAAGATTGTGTACCAAAAACATACCataattgtaatattataaattaattatcaacaCTCCACCTTGACTTACAAGCTATCTCCTTCTTGTCTTGAATCATTTGCTTTGTCAATAAGCAAAGTCCCATAGCTTCTAAATCTATGAACTACTAGCATATCAGCAACATTATCACCTTCTTGGTATCAGCTTTTCTTTGCTCGATTATGCTCCTCTCGATGTACAACCCCACATcaaattttagcgtggaaaacatCTTCGACAAGAATAAAAACCACGAGACCCTTAGTCCGCTTAAAACATCCACTATATCACATATAATGGGTTACCCAATGTTTTTGCAAATTAAGATTTACAATCTAACGGATTACATATACCttcaaaaacatcatcatcatcatcaaatatggtacatacatataaaatgtatattcaCCAATGGTGAAAATACCTAAACTTAGGTATCTAAGGAGTGAAGAGAAAGTAGttaaagaaaaatgttttttcttcCTAACACTTGCCTTCGTCTTGATTCGTCTCACTCTCATTGTCTTGTTCTTGTCTCTGGAATTTACAATCTCACAGATTACATAAATTTTCTATaacaacatcatcatgaaaGAGGTACATACATATGAAATGTATCTTCGCAAATTGTGAAAATACCTAATCATAGGTATCTAAGAGTGAAGAGAAAGAAGTTGAAGAAACATAGATTTTATTCCTAACATCTGCCTACGTCTTGATTCGCCTCCCTCTCTCTATCTTCTTCATTCTTAAAATTAGATATCTGTTAAAAATTGAGGACACCCAAAATTAACTTACATCGcatacttcctcaaaataagatactAATCTAAAGTCGAAAAGACCCAAGACaaactttcatcgtctacttcttcaaaatcagatatctatcaAAACCGAGGACACCCAAGACAAACATCCAacgtctacttcctcaaaataagatattgatcgAAGCTTAGAAGATCCAAGACAaacttccatcgtctacttttttaaaatcagatatctatcgaaaacCGAGGACATTGAATACAAACATACAACGTCTACTTccttaaaataagatattgatcgaagccgagaagacccaagacaaaCTTCCATCGtctatattttcaaaatcaaatatctgTCGAAAACCGAGGACACCCTAGACAAACATCCATTGTCTACTTCCTCAAAGTAAGATATTCATCAAAAGTCCAGAAGACCCAAGACAAACTTacatagtttaaataattatgtatccAACGACATCTCTTTACTCAAGCTCAAGATCTAGCTAAGCATTTGCCACACATCTTACCTTGAACTTTGCAcactcaaccaacttgaacctcatacttctcTAATTGTTTTCAATTGTTTTATCCATTTTTCATAGTTTCTTCGAAAGAAATCACAAATGTCCTTCTAATTGAATTGATTGAGTCTCTCATCTAGCCTCTTTTTCATGACTAAGAATCACATTCAAGGTCTCATTCATCTTCTCGCATAAGATGCCAATTCAATGATCTCATTCGCCATAGAATGTCCGAGCCTCTCATCTatcccctttttcatgactaggaatctcattcaaggtctcaatccACTTCTCATTAAGATGACAAATTAATTATCTCATTAATCTTAACTATGATCCACACTATACGAACAAATAAGGTTGAACAAAAGAAGTACCCAAATTATCACCTTTGAATTAACTGAGTCTCTCgtctagcccctttttcatgactaggactCTAACTCAAGGTCTTATTCATCTTCTCACATTGaaagataatgcaatgatttcttcttaGTTCGTTTAAAAGTTACTTCATGATGTCTCCACCTAAGTTTATAAGTGACTTCCATTGGTATTCACCTTCTTGGTCTTTCATTCACATTACGTGTTAACTAGCAATATGTCAATCCTTAATCATCTACCAACTCAATGCAATCAAGCAATTTTGGCCCGAAGGATTGCCTTGTCAACACGTTGATAATGTTGTCATCAATAAATGCTTTTTTGATAAGATTTGTTGTGTATCATTCTTTCTTCATCCATGACCAATGATACCTATTCACCAAGGTCAAAATACTCCTCAACATTAGAAAAAATCTCAATGGTCCCAAAACAATTCTCCTTCGACaatgtacatttttttattacatatcTCCACCTTGAGTTGTGATTCCCCTTGAATCACTACTTATGTCTTCATTGTGTGTGCTTCAGCTTTGTCAAACTTCACATCTTGACCTAGCATATCTTAtctccacattcttctagcCAAACTCTATACCCTTTAACATTCTCTAAAATCCAATAAAGAAAACTTTCATTGCCTTTGGATCCAGCTTCCCTTGCATTACCATGAGTTAAAATTCTTGTACTAAGAACTCATTTCTTACTCAATTCTTGAAAGCCTTTGAGACCAAACTTCAGATTCCAGAACTTTGATGTATATTGAGTGACCTCGGAGATAATAACTAAGCATGCTTGTGATTTACCTTATAGATAATACACATTTTTTTGTTTACTCCTTCCATAATAACTAAAGTACCTTGCTCATCAGTAATGGTCAATCTCTTGCCTTCCAAACACAACATTTTCTACTATGCTTCTTTGGTTTTAGGTAGTGTTTTCTGAAGTGTCCTTCCTCTTAATATTGTAAGAACTTCACCATTTCTTTAGTCTTCAACAAAGACTTAAAAGTCTTATTATTATGTCTTCTTTCTCATGTTGTTGTTTACCTCTTGCAAATATGTCTTCTCCATTGTCTTGTTGTCTAAAATATGCCCTCTTGGTTTATTCTTTTGACATCAAGTTACTCGTACTTCTTCCACCTCAAACTTGGGAGTCATTCATACCAACAAGAACTACAACTTGGACATCTTTTAGAAACCTTACTTATAACTTGTCAAGAACCATTCAAGGATCATCCAAGCTCTTCAGCTTCCTCTCATATCGAACAGCCTttctctaataccacttgttagaatATTAGGAGATGAAGTATCTCTTAATGTAAGAATTATAACAACATCGAACAATTGAGAAAACGAAAGAAAGTAActaaagaacaaaaatacaagatttatagtggttcggtCAAAACAGACCTACACCCACTTTTGAAGAACAAGAGGTTCTCATCTTTATTATTAAGATTGTTATAGAAGTATTACAATGATTCTCTCATAATGAAAGTTCATACACAACTCAAGAAGAAGTGATGCTCTCaagtagggatgacaatgggtaccCTACCTGTCGGGTAGTGAAGTTCATCCCCGAACccggtttttattttattacccatCCCTGAAcccgaacccgacgggtatATCTATTTGTATTCTCATTCTCGATTCGCCGGGTACCCAATTCATGACAGGTGCCCATtacctaattaaaatataaatatttatttattattttctaaatatactaaatattaaaaatacattaaataatactTACTTGTATAGTTATGTTGTAAAGTTGAACAATATAACAACTTTGTtgttattacatatatataaattttaacaaaaactaataagaaatttaacaaaaattagagagagggttgaagaaaaagaaagatgaagagatattattcttgaaaataaaaagtgaatagagagagaaaatattttgttattaaagaaatgaaatattaaGAGTTTTGGCCCATGAGgaacctaaattaaaataatgatgacgtggtggagtggagtggagtggagtggagtggagtggagtggagtggagtggagtggagtggagtggagtggagtggagtggagtggagtggagtggagtggagtggagtggagtggagtggagtgtAGTATAGTGTTGGTATAACcagttaataatatatttaatgtaaatgtATAATGatgatatttatttgaaatttgaaaagtcattttaatttttaacaataatatatttaatattaatatttcgggtatcgggtttgggtttagtacactccccatccccgaccccgaccccgatttaaaatacccgaacccaACATTCAGGGTACCCACGAGTATTAggtatacgggtacccatttCCATCACAACTCTCAAGGCTAAGACTTGGCTTTCTAAAGTGCTCGACTACACTTTTATATAAGCCACAATTAggtcaatatcaatatcttttCCAAAACTCTCAAAGAgcttccaaaatatttttaccatattTCCTAATTGTATTTCCATAATAAAAGATCTagtttctttttataataattttatttcttaatatcaagattatacaaaaaaaatataatttctttttgttgAATATACTATTTCCTTTATCAAGATTGTGTgccaaaaatatacaataattctaatattgtaaattaattCTCAACCAACTTGAATACCTTTAGAGATTAGTTTGGCGAAGGCGTAGATATAGGAAAGAGATAGGATTATAGAGATCCATACTAGTAAGACCGTATGGAGAATCTCTTTCCATCGATCGACAACATCGACCAGAAAGCAGCAACCAATATAGTTCATTTGCCAAATTTTTGGTTAACCAATAGAGTTCATTTTCCTTGAACATTGCACACTCAACCAACTTGAATATCATACTTCTCTAATTGTCTTTAATTGTTTTCACCATGCTTCATAATTTCTTAGAAAGAAATCACAAATttccttccatttgaattgattgattctctcatctagccccttttttaTTACTAGGAATCACATTCAAGGTCTCATTCATCTTCTCGTAACAGATGCCAAATCAATGATCTCATTCGCCTTCGAATTGACTGAGCCTCTCATCTAGCCAATTTTccatgactaggaatctcatTTAAGGTCTCAATCCTCTTCTCAATAAGATAACAAATCAATTATCTCATTAATCTTAACTATGATCCACACTGCATGAACAACTAAGATTGAACAAAACAAGTACCCAAATCATCACCTTTGAATTAACCGAGACTCTCATCTTGCCCCTTTTTAATGAGTAGGAATCTGACTCAAGGTCTTATTCATCTTCTCACATTGAAAGACAATGCAATAATTTCTTCTTAgttcg is part of the Impatiens glandulifera chromosome 1, dImpGla2.1, whole genome shotgun sequence genome and encodes:
- the LOC124938985 gene encoding cytochrome P450 703A2 is translated as MELITLVASALFLFPTIIYLLVKSRSNLARSKMLPPGPPRWPVIGNLFQLGELPHRDLASFCEKYGPLVYLRLGNVDAITTNDPDTIREILLRQDEIFASRPRTLAAVHLAYGCGDVALAPLGPQWKRMRRICMENLLTTKRLESFAGHRADEAQHLVHDVWTRAQYGKEVNLREVLGAFSMNNVTRMLLGKQFFGAESSGPDEAMEFMHITHELFRLLGLIYLGDYLPFWRWIDPYGCEKKMREIEKRVDDFHSRIIEEHRKGKREMDVNGEGDMDFVDVLLSLPGEDGKEHMEDVEIKALIQDMIAAATDTSAVTNEWAMAEVIKHPNVLIKIQQELDSVVGIDRMVMESDLVNLNYLRCVVRETFRMHPAGPFLIPHESIRDAVINGFHIPAGTRVFINTHGLGRNKSIWDDVEIFRPERHLTGDGGTRVEISHGADFKILPFSAGKRKCPGAPLGVTMVLMGLARLFHCFDWNPPEGLRSDEIDTMEVYGMTMPKARPLMALAKPRLASHFYLY